From a single Silene latifolia isolate original U9 population chromosome 6, ASM4854445v1, whole genome shotgun sequence genomic region:
- the LOC141586753 gene encoding uncharacterized protein LOC141586753 has protein sequence MSFLNKGFKASKCKTQLKLTIPRIKLLRNRKEFQLKQMRKDIAKLLEAGQEATARIRVEHIIREENMMAAQEIIELFCELISVRLPIIETQRECPLDLKEAISSICFAAPRCAELPELQQVQLAFVSKYGKEFVASASALMPDCGVNRQLIELLSVRAPSPEKKLNLLKEIAEEHDLNWDPAPSETELFKSHEDLLNGPTQFVSGFKAPLPKENDEILHSTLVHTEFKEDSDELESPQVPKVSLWPSAKEDMHPSSGMPVESLGPTQFVGGFEAPLPKENDEILQSTVVHTESKEDFEELEFPEAPKVSLWSSAKEDMHPSSGMTGGSSGPTQFVSGLKPPLPKENDEILQSTVVHTESKQDFDELEFPEVPKVSLWPSAKEDMDPSPGMPIESLAADHESPKSSANTGISKQFVPFISPPSMSLASAPVQEITQPSKPLRTKSTANVDLNDILAAAKAAAESADRAAVAARAAANLVELRVFELIESRSGHSIDMGVENPFHASDSEMEKLQVGDNPSSPADHFGNTHIESASKDGVDGVTEPKTSLPAENSYIKSVNNESMFSYPNLFSPRSPGTHAPETTIGHE, from the exons ATGTCTTTCCTTAACAAAGGTTTCAAGGCTTCTAAATG TAAAACACAACTGAAGCTTACTATCCCTAGAATCAAGTTGTTGAGAAACCGGAAAGAGTTTCAGCTTAAGCAAATGCGCAAGGATATCGCTAAACTTCTTGAGGCTGGTCAAGAAGCCACTGCTCGCATTAGA gtTGAGCATATTATAAGAGAAGAGAATATGATGGCAGCACAAGAGATCATCGAATTGTTCTGTGAGCTTATTTCTGTCCGTCTTCCCATAATTGAGACCCAAAG AGAATGTCCGCTGGACTTGAAGGAAGCCATATCAAGTATCTGTTTTGCAGCACCTAGATGTGCAGAGCTGCCAGAGCTGCAGCAAGTTCAGCTGGCATTTGTTTCAAAATATGGCAAAGAATTTGTGGCTTCTGCATCGGCGTTAATGCCAGACTGTGGCGTTAATCGGCAG TTAATAGAGTTGCTGTCTGTTCGTGCTCCGTCCCCTGAAAAGAAGTTGAATTTGTTAAAAGAAATTGCCGAGGAGCATGATTTAAATTGGGATCCAGCTCCTTCCGAAACTGAACTTTTCAAGTCTCATGAAGATTTACTG AATGGTCCTACACAGTTTGTCAGTGGATTCAAGGCACCTCTTCCGAAGGAGAATGATGAAATTCTGCATTCTACTTTAGTTCATACCGAGTTTAAAGAAGACTCTGACGAATTAGAATCTCCCCAAGTTCCTAAAGTATCATTATGGCCGAGTGCAAAGGAAGATATGCATCCTTCATCAGGGATGCCGGTTGAAAGCTTGGGACCCACACAGTTTGTCGGTGGATTTGAGGCACCTCTTCCAAAGGAGAATGATGAAATTCTGCAGTCTACTGTAGTTCATACCGAGTCCAAAGAAGACTTTGAAGAATTAGAATTTCCTGAAGCTCCTAAAGTATCATTATGGTCGAGTGCAAAGGAAGATATGCATCCTTCATCAGGAATGACGGGTGGAAGCTCGGGACCTACACAGTTTGTCAGTGGATTGAAGCCACCTCTTCCAAAGGAGAATGATGAAATTCTGCAGTCTACTGTGGTTCATACCGAATCTAAACAAGACTTTGATGAATTAGAATTTCCCGAAGTTCCTAAAGTATCATTATGGCCGAGTGCAAAGGAAGATATGGATCCTTCACCAGGGATGCCGATTGAAAGCTTGGCTGCTGACCATGAATCTCCCAAATCTTCAGCAAATACTGGGATTAGCAAACAATTTGTGCCGTTCATATCTCCTCCATCGATGTCTTTGGCATCGGCTCCAGTGCAAGAAATCACTCAACCTTCAAAACCTCTAAGAACCAAAAGTACTGCAAATGTGGACTTGAATGATATCTTAGCCGCTGCAAAGGCTGCTGCCGAATCTGCTGACCGGGCTGCGGTCGCTGCTCGCGCTGCTGCCAATCTCGTGGAACTTAGAGTTTTCGAGCTTATTGAAAGCCGGAGTGGGCATTCTATTGATATGGGGGTTGAGAACCCGTTTCACGCTAGTGATTCTGAAATGGAAAAACTTCAAGTGGGTGATAATCCATCGAGCCCAGCTGATCACTTTGGAAATACCCATATAGAAAGCGCATCAAAAGACGGTGTTGATGGTGTAACTGAGCCAAAAACATCTCTTCCAGCTGAGAATTCTTACATAAAATCGGTGAACAATGAATCAATGTTTTCATATCCGAACCTTTTCAGCCCGCGGAGTCCTGGAACTCACGCTCCTGAGACAACGATTGGACATGAATAG
- the LOC141586752 gene encoding somatic embryogenesis receptor kinase 1, which yields MRVKIVGLVVFVVQIFRIVFGNVEGDALHTLRVNLQDPYNVLQSWDPTLVNPCTWFHVTCDSDNSVTRVDLGNAALTGQLVPQIGSLKNLQYLELYSNDISGPLPSELGNLTNLVSLDLYLNSFTGEIPASFGKLSKLRFLRLNNNSLSGRIPMSLTNITSLQVLDLSNNRLSGSVPDNGSFSLFTPISFANNLNLCGPVTGHPCPGSPPFSPPPPFLPPTPVNSQGGGSTTGAIAGGVAAGAALVFAAPAILFAWWRRRKPQEYFFDVPAEEDPEVHLGQLKRFSLRELQVATDTFSNKNILGRGGFGKVYKGRLADGTLVAVKRLKEERTPGGELQFQTEVEMISMAVHRNLLRLRGFCMTPTERLLVYPYMSNGSVASCLRERPPDEPPLDWPTRKRIALGSARGLSYLHDHCDPKIIHRDVKAANILLDEEFEAVVGDFGLAKLMDYKDTHVTTAVRGTIGHIAPEYLSTGKSSEKTDVFGYGIMLLELITGQRAFDLARLANDDDVMLLDWVKGLLKEKKLEMLVDPDLQTNYIDSEVEQLIQVALLCTQGNPLDRPKMSDVVRMLEGDGLAERWDEWQKVEVLRQELDLAPHSNSDWIVDSMDNLHAVELSGPR from the exons ATGAGGGTGAAGATTGTTGgtttggttgtgtttgttgttcAGATTTTTAGGATTGTTTTTGGTAATGTGGAAG GTGATGCTCTACATACCTTGAGGGTCAACTTACAGGATCCTTATAATGTGTTGCAAAGCTGGGATCCCACCCTTGTAAACCCCTGTACTTGGTTCCATGTCACATGCGACTCTGATAACAGTGTTACTAGAGT GGATCTTGGAAATGCTGCATTGACAGGTCAACTAGTACCACAAATTGGTTCTCTGAAAAATCTCCAATACTT GGAACTCTACAGTAACGATATAAGTGGACCGTTACCCAGTGAGTTGGGTAATCTGACTAATTTAGTCAGCTTGGATCTCTATTTAAACAGTTTTACTGGTGAAATACCGGCGTCTTTTGGGAAGCTATCAAAGCTGCGATTTCT TCGGCTAAATAACAATAGCTTGAGCGGTCGCATTCCGATGTCATTGACCAATATCACATCTTTGCAAGTTTT GGATTTATCTAACAATCGCCTTTCTGGATCTGTGCCAGACAATGGTTCCTTTTCACTATTTACACCCATAAG TTTTGCTAATAACTTGAATCTATGCGGCCCTGTCACTGGTCATCCCTGTCCTGGATCTCCACCATTTTCTCCGCCCCCTCCTTTCCTTCCACCAACACCAGTTAATTCTCAAG gtGGCGGTAGTACCACTGGAGCAATTGCTGGCGGAGTTGCTGCTGGTGCTGCTTTGGTGTTTGCTGCACCTGCAATATTATTTGCTTGGTGGAGACGTCGGAAGCCACAGGAATATTTCTTTGATGTACCTG CTGAGGAGGATCCAGAAGTCCATTTAGGCCAGCTCAAAAGGTTCTCTCTACGAGAACTACAAGTCGCCACTGATACTTTCAGCAACAAAAATATACTTGGCAGAGGAGGATTTGGTAAAGTATATAAAGGACGGCTTGCAGATGGAACACTGGTTGCTGTGAAAAGGCTGAAGGAAGAGCGCACTCCTGGTGGTGAGCTTCAATTTCAAACAGAAGTGGAGATGATCAGCATGGCTGTGCATCGAAATTTGCTCAGGCTGCGTGGTTTTTGCATGACACCCACAGAGCGGCTACTTGTTTACCCTTACATGTCTAATGGGAGCGTTGCTTCCTGCTTGAGAG AGCGTCCACCTGATGAACCTCCACTGGATTGGCCAACTCGCAAGCGAATTGCTTTGGGATCTGCAAGAGGACTTTCTTATTTGCATGATCATTGTGATCCGAAGATCATTCATCGTGATGTAAAAGCTGCTAATATATTGTTGGATGAAGAGTTTGAAGCTGTGGTTGGTGACTTTGGTTTGGCCAAGCTGATGGATTACAAGGACACTCATGTGACTACAGCAGTACGCGGCACCATTGGACATATAGCTCCCGAGTACCTTTCTACTGGAAAATCCTCTGAAAAGACTGATGTTTTTGGGTATGGAATCATGCTTCTTGAGCTTATTACTGGGCAGAGGGCTTTTGATCTTGCTCGACTTGCTAACGATGATGATGTGATGTTGCTAGATTGG GTAAAAGGACTTCTGAAAGAGAAGAAATTAGAAATGCTCGTTGATCCTGACCTTCAGACTAATTACATAGACTCAGAAGTTGAACAACTCATCCAAGTGGCACTTCTATGTACGCAAGGGAATCCACTCGACCGACCTAAAATGTCAGACGTAGTAAGAATGCTTGAAGGCGATGGGTTGGCGGAGAGGTGGGATGAATGGCAAAAGGTCGAAGTTCTTCGTCAAGAGCTGGATTTAGCTCCTCACTCTAACTCTGATTGGATTGTTGACTCGATGGACAATCTACATGCAGTTGAATTATCCGGTCCAAGATAG